The sequence CTTATTTTAAAAAACTGGAAGGGTTATTTGAAAAGACGGTAGAAACGCAAGTGGACCAATTCATCAATGACATGCAAACAAAATACGAGGCCGCTCCCTTTAAGCTTGTTAAATATGTACGCGTACAGCAATACCCATTTTGGAAAAAGAATAAAGACAACTGGGATGAAGTCTTTTCAGAGGCGACAGTCCGCTTCCATGTTGATTTGACGATTACCGACTTTGGCATTAGGGGGAAAAGGCAATAGGAAAGCAGCGGTGAAAAAGAGGACGTGTTCGCTGGAATCAAGTTGATATTTAGGGAGAGGGGAGAACACGTTCTGTTAGTATCGTTCTATGTATGGGCGAGAAAAGCTTAATTCACTATTATTCTACAAAGTGCGACAAAAACAGCTAATTGAATGATGTTGGGAAATATCCAAATTCCTTACAATACGAAAAAATTCCATTTATAATAGAAAGCAACATACTTGGTTTGGGGTGATCGGATGTCTACGGTAGTGCAGGCGGAAAAAGCGGGGGCGAAAATCGTTGACTGGTATAGTTGCATTATTTCGCGGTCAATCGACCAAGCGATTCTCCTCAAAGAACAAGCCAGCGCCCTCGTAAAAAACATGGAGCCGAATGACAAGATTTTAGCGTACTATTCACTAGTCGAATTTCGTCATGAAATGCTGCTCAGACAAAACGCAGGAATGAAAGAAGAAGAACGATTTGCGAAAATTGAACCCATCCTAGAGGACACAGTCGACCATTTACTCAAGTACCTCTATTATTTCATCAGCGGGCAAAATGAATACATCAATGAACGTTACAAATCCGCGATCAAACTATTCAGGAAAGCAGAGCGTTTATTAGAGTATGTCGACGACGACGCAGAAGAGGCAGAATTTTATTATTATGCTGGATGGGTGTACTATCGCCTAAACCAATATCCTTTTGCGATCTCATATGCCGAGCAAGCTAAAATGATTTTTGACCGTCTTGGATATGTGGATAAGGCTATGAATTGCCAAATCATAATCGCCGCAACCAATTCCGAAGTCAGAAAGTACAAAAAAGCGGATGCAATCTTAAAAGACGCTTTGCAGCAAGCGGAAAGGTATCCTGAAACAAAATCGCTCATTCTCCGTACTCTCGGACTAAATGCAATACGGAAAACGGAGTGGGAAGAGGCAGAACATTATTTCAAATCTGCCTTAGCGATTAAAGAACATCGCCAGTCACCAGTAAGTATGAAAAGCCAATACAATTTGGCAAATATTTTATTTCGTTTACAGAGAGATTTGGAAGCGCGGGAGTTTTTTAAAAAAGCGGAAGTAGGCATTCATTATTATAGAAGTACAGAATATTTGGCTCGGTCTCTAGTCACAAAAGGGCTTTATATTGAAAAAGGAAATTTAGCGTTAGTAGAAGAGGGCATTCATCTTCTGAGAGAAAACGCTTTAGAATTTGAAATCGCCGAAGTGGCCGAAGAAACGTCTGATTATCTAGAAAAAGCAGGAAAATCACAAGAAGCATTGAAGTATATGAAAGTCGCTTACGAAGCGAAGCTAAATCAAAATGCACTGGGGGTTGTTCAGGAATGAAAAAATTTCTTTTAACTTTAGTTATTGTACTAGCATTTACAGGAACTCAAAGTCTAGCCCAGGCAAGTGACGGGAACATTTTTCAACCGCATGATAAAGCGGATGGTGCTAGTTAAGTAGCTTTTTTCAATACAAAACGAAAATGCCTGTTAAGAAAATAAGCAGTATACTAAAAAACAACACTGCTATAACAGATGGCCGGATAGCCATCTGTTTTTTTGTATTACCCAAGAAGGTGAAGCACTTGGTTTGTTTTAGCCGATAGATAGAAAGGGAAACAGACTATAAAAGGAGGCGATTATGTGGAAAGTAAAGAAATAAAGGTAAGGAACCATTGGGGAAAATTAACTGTTTGTTTGTTAATCGCTATTGCCATTACATTACCCGTACAAATTTGGGTTGATAGCGGATGGAAAATTGCGTACTTTTTACCCGTATTCATGACTGCTTGGGGAATATTCTATATATGGGCTGGAAAGGAAGAAAATAAGAAATAAGGCGATTATAGAAAAAGCAGTTTTAGTTATTCTTACGGATGGGAAGGTAATTTATAGAAAGTCATCCATTATTAATTAATAATTTTAAGGAGGGACAGTTTTGAAGAAAATTTTGGCCCCGACTATTGCCGCTGCTTTTGTTTTAGCTCTACCTTTTCAATACGCAGAAGCCAACAAAGAAGTATCGTCTTCTTCTCAGGTCAGTCCATTTTCTGACTTGCAAGGAGAGAAAAGAATTTCAGAGATTAATAATGAGTTTAACTCAGTGATCGGCATTATGGAAGAAGTGAATAATCGTTACATTGACAGCATGGTGCATGATACGGATGGGGAAAGTTGGACGACGATTACGTATACGTTTAATTCTGACGGTGTTGAAATGATGTACAATCGTTTACAAACCGCAGAGTCTTTGACTAGTTGGGCTTCCTATATAGTTGGATTGGTCCCTAATGTTGGTTTGACAGCTGCTCTTTTACTAAATGTTCAGTCTAACAACATGATCGATGATGCAGTAGCAGAAGCTTATCACATAAATAGTAGGCTAGAAGTAGAGTTGTACTATGGAAACCATTCGTGGGAAGATGAAACGACTTATCGTGTTGTAAACTAAAGAGAAGGTCTCGTTATCTCCTTTTAATAAAAAACAGATGGCCGGATAGCCATCTGTTTTTTGTATTACCCAAGAAGTTGAAGCACTTGTTGTGGCGCTTGGTTTGCTTGAGCAAGCATTGATTGAGAAGCTTGGGAAAGAATGTTGCTCTTTGTGTATTCCATGATTTCTTTCGCCATGTCAACGTCACGGATACGAGACTCAGCAGCTTGAAGGTTCTCAGAAGAGTTGTCCAAGTTAGAGATCGTGTGCTCAAGACGGTTTTGCGCAGCACCAAGGCTAGAGCGTTGTTTTGATACTTGTTTGATCGCATTTTCAACAGCAGCTAGTTGTGTGTCAAAGCCTTCCTCATCTGTCGCATCTGGATCAGCAAACTTTGTCACATCGATATCGGAAATTTTTAATCCGTCATCGCCTTCAGTACCAAGTGCAGTAGCGCTCATGTCGCCGATTTCGATTGTAATCGTTTGTCCTTGGTTCGCACCAATTTGGAAAGTGAAAGAAGCAGGGGCAGAAGCGCCAGCATCATCTGTTGCGCCTTTCAACAAATCTTTGCCGTTGAATGCAGTACGGTCAGAAATCCCTTTGCTTCCATCAGTCATGCCACCGATTTCTTCTTTAAGCGAGTTGATTTCATCTTGGATCGCTTGAAGGTCTTCGTCTTGGTTTGTGCCTGTGTTTCCTGCTTGTACAACAAGCTCACGCATACGTTGAAGGATGCTGTGCGTTTCGTCAAGGGCACCTTCAGCTGTTTGGATAAGAGAGATCCCGTCTTGTGCGTTACGGCTCGCTTGATCCAAACCACGGATTTGCGCACGCATTTTTTCTGAAATCGAAAGACCAGCTGCGTCATCCCCTGCACGGTTGATGCGTAGACCAGAAGAAAGCTTTTCTTGTGCTTTTGAAGCAGCACCTTGGTTGATGCCGAGTTGGCGATGAGCGTTCATCGCAGACAGGTTGTTATTGATGATCATAGTCGTCACACTTCCTTTTGTTTTTTGTTACCTCATCCTTGAGGATTTGTAGAAGCGCTGTGCTTCTAATTTTTTTATCGGATTGTCTGGAGAATTGTTTACAGGCTTTTGAGGATTTTTTTGATTAGACCTTAGTCTCATTTAAATTTATTCTCAACAGGGAAAAGAGAGTAAGAAATTAATGCGTTTAAATGGCTAAAAGTAGCTTTTTCCAGCTTGAAAATAGAAGAAATAAAAAATAAAATCTTTGTAATAAAGGTAGATGGAAGGTCTTTGGAAGTGGTAAAATAGTTTTGCTTGATGCATTCTGACATTAATTTAATATGTATTTATGCCTTCATGTCATATTTGTCTTTTTAAATAGACCAAAAGAATCGTTTTATGTCATGATTCTAAAAAAACCACAAAATCCTTTAAAGTTAGTGTATATTAGTCAATAATCGACTTTTTTAGCCGATATAAGTAGAATGGGTTCGGTTACGCCTTCTTTACCGTTATCAAGGAAGGTACTCGGCCATGCTAAGGGAAGCATCGTTCCTTAGGCGCATGTCGCCGCCAGCATGGTGTGAGGGGAGGTTCGATGCCTCAAGGGCTAAGCCCAAAACACTAGAGCGAATCGAAAAGATAGAAAAACGCTTACATCCTTGGCGCGTGAGCCTTTTTCTATCTTTTTTATTTTGTGAACACGGAGGGAATCAATTATGTCAAAAGTAAAAAAAGCGATTATCCCAGCAGCTGGCCTTGGAACACGCTTCTTGCCAGCGACAAAAGCAATGCCGAAAGAAATGCTGCCAATTGTCGATAAACCGACTATCCAATACATCATTGAAGAAGCGATTGAAGCGGGCATCGAAGACATCATTATTGTGACAGGCAAAGGGAAGCGGGCGATTGAAGACCATTTCGACCATTCATTTGAACTTGAACAAAACTTGTTCAACAAAGGCAAACTCGACATGCTCGAAAAAGTCCAAGCTTCATCAAAAGTCGAACTCCACTACATACGGCAAAAAGAACCAAAAGGACTTGGCCATGCCGTCTGGTGCGCTCGTAAATTTATCGGCAATGAACCATTTGCCGTTCTCCTTGGTGACGATATTGTTCAGGCAGAAACGCCAGGACTCAAACAACTTATGAACCAATACGACCAAACCGAACGCTCCGTCATTGGCGTCCAATCCGTACCGGAAAACGAAACGCGCCGCTACGGCATCATCGACCCAGAATCACAAAACGGCCGTCTTTACCGAGTATCCAGCTTTGTTGAAAAACCAAAACAAGGCACAGCGCCATCCAACTTAGCAATCATGGGACGCTATATCCTCACGCCAGAGATTTTTACTTTCCTAGAAAAACAAGAAACAGGCGCTGGCGGCGAAATCCAGCTAACCGATGCGATCCAAACATTGAATGAACAACAAAGCGTCTACGCCTACGACTTTGAAGGCAAACGTTTCGACGTTGGCGAAAAACTCGGCTTCGTCCTCACGCAATTGGAATTTGCGTTGGAGCGGGAGGAACTAAGAGATGCGTTGTTGGAGAAGATGCGGGAGTATGTTCAACTTTACTATATTAAATAATTCGCTATTGAGGAGAGATAGTTGTTAATGAAGATGAAGCAAAGGTTACTAGCCCTAATATTAATCGATTCTACAATCGTTCTCTTTTCAATTTACGTATGCAGTTTCATCTTAAATGCAGGGTATCCATCGTTAACAGAAACTCTTGTTGTTAGTTCAATTGTTTTACTAGTAGTCCATCATATGTGTGCGTACAAATTTAAACTATACAAACGAGCTTGGGAATACGCAAGTGTATCAGAATTAAAAGCAATCTTATATGCTGTCACAATCTCAATTATTAGCACCGGTTTGGTACAACTTCTATTTTTCCAAGAATTTTTTGTCCGTACTCTAATTATGACGTGGATGATGCATGTGATCTTGATAGGTGGGTCACGTATGTCTTGGCGTGTTTATAAAGATACATATATGGTAAATAAGAAAGATGGAAAACGTACGTTAATCGTTGGGGCTGGTTCTGCTGGGACAATGGTTGTACGGCAATTAAAACAAGATAAAGAGACAACATTAAAGCCAATTGGTTTTCTTGATGATAATTTCACAAAACATGGTTTAGAAATTATGGAGTTGCCTGTATTAGGGGGGACAAAAGATATCAATAAATATGTAGAGACTTATAAAGTTGAACATATTATTATCGCAATACCCTCACTAAACAGAGAGGATTTAAATAGAATTGTTAAGTTATGTACTGATACAAAAATAAAAACGCAAACACTTCCCCGTGTGGAAGACTTAGTGTTAGGGAGCCTACAAGTAAGTCAATTTAAGGATGTCGAGGTAGAAGATTTATTAGGCAGAGAGCCGGTGGAACTTGATGTTGATGGCATTGCTAAGTATATTTCAGGAGAAACGATTCTTGTTACCGGCGCGGGCGGATCTATTGGTTCAGAGATTTGTAGGCAGATTGCCCATTTTTCCCCTAAGCAATTAATTTTATTAGGTCATGGTGAAAACAGTATTTATACTATTGAAATGGAACTGCGTAGGACAATCCCCGATTTAAGTATTGATACAGAAATTGCCGATATTCAGGATAAAGATAAAATGTATGCTATTATGCAGAAACGGCGTCCGTATGTTATTTTTCATGCAGCTGCTCATAAGCATGTTCCCCTGATGGAACGAAACCCAGAAGAGGCAGTAAAAAATAATATCATTGGAACTAAAAATGTGGCAGAAGCCGCAGATATGGCTGGAGTTAATACTTTTGTGATGATTTCTAGCGATAAAGCTGTCAACCCAACAAGCGTAATGGGAGCAACAAAAAGGATTGCAGAAATGGTCATTCAGCACATGGATATGGTAAGTGAAACACGTTTTGTAGCAGTAAGGTTTGGGAACGTTCTTGGAAGCCGCGGCAGCGTCATCCCTCTATTTAAGGAACAAATTAAAAATGGGGGGCCTGTAACAGTTACTCACCCTGATATGGAACGTTATTTTATGACCATTCCTGAAGCCTCCCGGTTAGTACTCCAAGCAGGTTCTCTTGCTGAGGGTGGGGAAGTGTTTGTTCTGGATATGGGAGAACCTGTTAAGATTGTTGACCTTGCGAAAAACTTAATACGATTGTCTGGTTATAGTGAAGAGGACATTGGGATTAAATTTACGGGGATTCGCCCTGGAGAAAAAATGTTTGAGGAATTGCTTGATGAAAATGAACTTCATCAAGAGCAAATTTATCCTAAAATTTATTGTGGGAAAACTCCTCCAATCAACATTGATGTGGTTTATAATTTGATTAATGACTTTTATAAAATTGATCGTAAAACGTTAAAAGGCGAAGTATTAGGAATCGCTAATTACAGTGTTGATAATTTAAAAGCTCTAGATACTGTGAATTAACGTGAAAGAAGGAGAAAAATGACTAAATTAAAGCGACAAATTCCTTTCTCTCCTCCTGATATAACAGACGAGGATATAAGAGAGGTTATAGATACTTTAAAGTCTGGTTGGATTACAACTGGCCCAAAAACCAAAAAATTTGAAGAGCGGATAGCGAATTATTGTATGACAAATAAGGCCGCGGCATTAAATTCTGCTACTGCTTGTATGGAAATGACTTTAAGACTTTTAGGAATCGGTGAAGGGGACGAAGTAATAACTTCAGCCTATACATACACCGCTTCTGCGAGTGTAATTGATCATGTTGGAGCAAAAATAGTTTTAGTAGATACGAAAAAAGGTTCATACCATTTAGACTACGATGCAGTTGAGAGGGCTATTACTGAACGTACAAAAGCTATTATCGCAGTTGATATTGCGGGTGTGATATGTGACTACGAGCGTCTTTTACAAATAGTAGAAGCAAAAAGACATCTTTTTAAAGCAGAAAATTTATTTCAAGAAGCTTTTAATCGGGTAATTTTGATTGCTGATGCAGCCCATTCTTTTGGTGCAACTCGTAATTCGAAAATTAGTGGCAGTATTGCAGACTTTACCTGTTTTTCCTTTCATGCTGTTAAGAACTTAACCACAGGTGAAGGAGGCGCGGTTACTTGGAAAGCATTAAAGGGAATAGACGACAAATTGCTATATCAACAGTATATGAACTTGTCTCTCCATGGTCAAAGTAAAGATGCGCTGGCCAAAACAAAACATGGGGCTTGGGAATATGATATTGTATCAACTGCTTATAAATGCAATATGACTGATATTGCAGCATCGATTGGTTTACGGCAGTTAGATAGATATGATATCACTTTAGAGAAGAGAAAGCGGATTATTAATAGTTACAAAAAACTATTAAGTAATTCGAAGATAGAACCTCTGAATCATTTTAACAAGTTTTCTAACTCGAGTGGACATCTTTTCTTGTGTAGAGTAAAAGGATTAGAGGAAAAAGATAGAAATGAGATAATTGCTGAAATGGCGGAGAAGGGCATAGCCACTAATGTACATTATAAACCACTCCCGATGCTGACAGCATATATAAGACTTGGATTTAAAATTGAAGATTTTCCAAATGCATACGAAATGTATAAAAATGAAATTTCGTTGCCGTTATATACATCCCTTAAGGATTGTGATGTTGATTATACTGCCAATAGTTTTTTGGAAATAGTAAATAAACGAGATGCCAGGTGATAAACTTGAATAAAAAAGTGTTAATTTTAGGTGTAGCTGCAGTACAAAGAGATGCTATTGTAGAACTTAAAAATCAAGGGCATGAAGTACATGCTTGTGCAATGGCTAAAGATGGTCCTGGAGCTGATGCAGCTGACTATTTTACCAAGATAAATATTTTAGATGAAGAAGCAATAATAAATTATGTTAAAAATAATAGCATAGATCTAGTATATTCAGTCGGATCTGATATAGCTATACCAATAGCGAGCTCCATAAGCGAAAAGTTGAACTTGCCTTACTTCGTTACGAAACAAACAGCATTAATATGTAATAATAAAGATTTAATGAGAAGTACGCTGGGAAGTGATTTTTACGGCAATGTTAAATTTCAAGTTATTGAATCAGAGATTGATGATAAAGAGATTATTTTAGAGTACCCTTTTATACTAAAGCCAACAGATTCTCAGGGACAAAGAGGAGTATTCTTAATAAAGACCTACGAAGATTTTAAAAAGAACTACCTGGAGGCAAGAAAGTATTCTAGGTCGGGCCGGGTCATTATCGAACAATATATCTCCGGGCCAGAAATATCAGTTAATGGGTACATTGTTAATGGTGAAGTCAAATTCTTAATTTCTTCTGACAGAGAAACCTGGCCGGAGTATACGGGTTTAATTAAAAAACATGTAGTTCCATCCCAAAAGGTGTCAAATAAACTTCAAAAGAATATTTTTGAAATTGCAAGTAAGGCTTGTGAAAAACTAGGGATTTTAAATGGACCTTTTTATCTTCAGATGAAGATGGATAATGATTTACCTTATATTATCGAAATTACTCCTAGACTAGATGGTTGTCACATGTGGAAGTTATTAAAATATTATTCGGAAATAAACTTGATAAAGTTAACTTTTAACCATTTTTGCACCAATGATACTACCGAACTTAGCAAAATTACTTATACAAAAAAATCTAAATTAACTCTTGAGTTTGCATGTCAAATTCCTAATACTAAAGTTAATTATGATAATTTCGCTAAAAATACATCTTCCATTTTGGATAGTTATAAATACTACCCAGAAAATTCTGTGGTTAGACCCATAAATGGTGTATTTGAAAAGATCGGGTATTTTATTCATTAAGTTTACTTGGCCAGAATAATTTAAATTCTGGTCAATGAAGGTTTTGGTCTGGAGGGATAGATATTGCGAGTTGCAATTACTGGAGGCACAGGATTTCTGGGGAAAATTGTCTATTTGAAGCTGTTAGAAATGGGTTATCAGACTGCTGTTTTAACTAGAAGCTCCAGCGAAAATAATAACTATATAATAACAGATTACACGACAAACTCGTTAAAAGAAGCATTAAAAGGTTTTGATGCAGTAGTTCATTTAGCAGCAAAGAGGAGTAACGATAAGCTAATTGCTAACTACAAGGAGAATGAAACTGTTACACAGAATATATATGAAGCATGTGTTTATAATGAAATAAACAATATAGTATACGCTTCAACTATATCAGTGTACTCAGATATTACATGCTTACCGTGGAATGAGGAATTGTTACCAGACCCTGTTTCAATTTATGGTATTAGTAAATTAAGTGGTGAATATTTAGGAAACTATTACTCAAGAAATTATAATCTTAACGTAAAGAATTTAAGGTTAGCTCATTTATTCGGCTTTAATGAGATTAATAATTATATGATCAACTTGTTTATTAGACAAGCTTTTAATCAGCTTACGTTAACGTTAAATACACCGAGTAAGGCAAAAAGAGAGTTCCTATATGTTAAAGATGCCGCTAAAGCTATAGAATTAGCACTTAGAGAGAGTACACTTTGCGGGAATTTTAATATAGGCAGTGGAGAGGCGTTAACTAATTATGAAGTCGCGAAAAAAATCAATGAGTGTTTCCACAATGAAGGTAACCTAATAATAAAAGACAATGCCGCGAGCGAAACTATTAACTCTTCGTACATGGATAATAAAAAAGCAGAATTGAAATTGAAATTTACTCCTGATTATAGCTTTGATAAAGCGTTAGAAGAAATAAAGGGATTAATGAAAGGTTTGGATAATGTACCAATTTATTATTAAAAGATTGTTAGATATACTTATTGCTTTAATTTTACTTCCTATTTTAATCATTGTTTTTATACCAGTGTTTCTTCTTATTAAATTTGAAGATGGGGGACCTGTTTTTTACACTGGTATAAGGATAGGGAAGAATATGAAGCAATTTCATATGTATAAGTTTAGAACCATGAAAGTTAACGCCCCAGACATTAGAAATGGTGATGGAACAACCTATAACTCACAAGACGACCCAAGAGTTACTAAAGTTGGGAAATGGCTAAGGGTGACAAGTTTAGATGAAATACCTCAAATAATAAATGTACTGATCGGACAGATGAGTTTTATTGGCCCAAGACCTAGTCCTTTAGGAGATAAGAGTAATTATCCTGACGACTTTTTTAAAAAATTCGAAGTTTTACCGGGGATAACTGGATATAACCAAGCACTTCATCGGAATTCTTCAACAATGGACCAAAGAATTGCTAACGATAAATATTATGTTGAGAACATATCTTTTATTTTAGATGCGAAAATAGTAATTTTAACAATTAGGTCAGTCCTTGGTAGAAAAAACATACATAGAAATTAAACAAAGGTAAGGTGTGAGTTTTGAATAACACTTTAATACTACTAACCAATTATTATCCTTTTTTCAAAGGGGAAGAGTATTTAGAAACAGAAATTGATTATCTGTCTTCAGAGTTTGAAAAGATAATTATTTTCCCCACTATGGCATCAAATAAGATGAAAATAAATAGACCTTTGCCTTCAAATGTGCAGGTGGTAAATATTGATATAGATTTATCGAGAGGGAAGAAAATTCAACTACTTTCTAAAACAAAAATGTATATTAACAAAGAGTTTAAACAAATTTTAAAAGAGGAGAAGCATCTAAGTATAATCAATAAATTATATTCCACTTACTTTGAAGCAAGAAGTAATTATGTTTATAGTAAGATAACAAAAGAGCTAAATAAAATAAATTTTTCAGGGAAGAAAGTTACAATTTATAGTTATTGGTTTTATGTTACAGCTAGAGTAGCAGTAAGTTTAAAGAATAAGTACTTTAAGGATAAAGATATATATACAGTTTCAAGAGCTCATCGTTATGATCTATATGAAAATGAAGCCCCATTAAAATTTTTACCACATAGAAATTATCTTTTGAAAAATTTAGATCAGGTTTTTCCTTGTTCTCAAAATGGCGCTGAATTCTTAACAAATAATTACCCTATTTATAAAGATAAGATTGAAGTTAAAAGGTTAGGAACCACAAAACAAAATATTAAAGTGAAAAAACCTAAGCAGTGTTTTCGAATTGTTACTTGTTCAGCGTTACGAAAGGTAAAAAGAGTTGATATGTTAGTGGATGCTTTGGAAGAATTAGATATAAATAAAATAAACTATGAATGGGTTCACATTGGTAGTGGAACAGAGTTTAATAAAATCAAATCAAAAGCAGAGAAACAATTAAACAGAAAAAATTATAAATTCTTAGGTTCCCTTAAGAATAAAGAAGTAATAAAGTGGTATAAGCAAAATGATGTTAGTGTGTTTGTAAATTTGTCTTCTTCTGAAGGAGTACCAGTTTCCATAATGGAGGCAATGTCTTTGGGTATTCCAGTAATTGCCACGGATGTAGGTGGAACAAAAGAGCTTGTTAGAGACAAGGTAAATGGATTTTTACTAAATCAATATTGTAATAAAAGTGATGTGGCTAATACTCTAATTAAGTTTTATCAACTAGAAGACAACGTAGAAGAAAAAATGAGACAGTCTGCTTTAAATATGTGGATTCAAAGTTGTGATGCTGAGAAATTATATAAGGAATTTGCAATGATGTTAAGAGTATCTTAATAACTTAGGCAGGAGTAAAAATGAACCAGAGTTCAAATCAATCATCAGTTATTATAATTTTAAATGCTTTTATATTAAATGTCCTGGTTAATGCTGAATATATATATAACTCTATTGGTTTTTTATATAACCTAAAAGGTATGGCCTTAGGTTTAATAATTATACTTTTAATCGTGAGTACAATTATTAATTTCCATAAAATCAGATTTAATATCCTATGTCTTACTATGCTTTTGTTTGCTTCCTATGTAGTCATTAGTTATTTATATATAACCCCTGCAACCTTGTATGGGTATACAAAAACAATTGGCTGCGTTGTGGCTTTCATTTTAATAACATATCCTTTAGTAACGACATATACAATGGACGATATTAGAAAGTTCCTTTACGTTTACTTTGTACTAGACATATTATTATTGATATTTGTGATTTTTTATAATGGGGCTTATGATATTAGCCAATATTCAAGACTGGAAATTGGAGAAATTAATCCTATATGGCTTGCTAGGTTAGTTGGGGAAGTGGCTATTATGACATACTTCATTCTTTCTAAGAAATGGGCTGTACTGAAGTATGTTTTAATGACTATATTATTAATTATTCTTTTGGCATCTGGTTCAAAAGGCCCGTTGATTGCATTATTGATTTCAATTATTGCAATAGATGTATTTTATTCAAATAAAAGTGTAACTCTTAAGTACTTATTAAAAACCTATTTTAAGAGTATATTAGTAATTACTTCAGGGATCGTTTTTATTAGGTTTGTAGTATTGAATTTCTTTGATTTAGAGTACATTATTAGTAGGTTCTCTATATTGGATGCTGAATCACAGTACGGCGAATTGTCTCGAATGAATTTAATTTCCAGGGCAGTAGATTATTTTTTTGAGAATCCACTATTAGGAAAAGGTATTGGCGCATTTGGAGTTTTGACACATGGATATGACTATAGGAGATATCCTCATAATATCTTTATTGAGGCTTTAACTGAACTGGGCTTAGTGGGTTTCCTACTTATCTTGCTTTCAATATCTATTGTATTTATT is a genomic window of Shouchella clausii containing:
- a CDS encoding Rap family tetratricopeptide repeat protein, with the protein product MSTVVQAEKAGAKIVDWYSCIISRSIDQAILLKEQASALVKNMEPNDKILAYYSLVEFRHEMLLRQNAGMKEEERFAKIEPILEDTVDHLLKYLYYFISGQNEYINERYKSAIKLFRKAERLLEYVDDDAEEAEFYYYAGWVYYRLNQYPFAISYAEQAKMIFDRLGYVDKAMNCQIIIAATNSEVRKYKKADAILKDALQQAERYPETKSLILRTLGLNAIRKTEWEEAEHYFKSALAIKEHRQSPVSMKSQYNLANILFRLQRDLEAREFFKKAEVGIHYYRSTEYLARSLVTKGLYIEKGNLALVEEGIHLLRENALEFEIAEVAEETSDYLEKAGKSQEALKYMKVAYEAKLNQNALGVVQE
- a CDS encoding DegT/DnrJ/EryC1/StrS family aminotransferase gives rise to the protein MTKLKRQIPFSPPDITDEDIREVIDTLKSGWITTGPKTKKFEERIANYCMTNKAAALNSATACMEMTLRLLGIGEGDEVITSAYTYTASASVIDHVGAKIVLVDTKKGSYHLDYDAVERAITERTKAIIAVDIAGVICDYERLLQIVEAKRHLFKAENLFQEAFNRVILIADAAHSFGATRNSKISGSIADFTCFSFHAVKNLTTGEGGAVTWKALKGIDDKLLYQQYMNLSLHGQSKDALAKTKHGAWEYDIVSTAYKCNMTDIAASIGLRQLDRYDITLEKRKRIINSYKKLLSNSKIEPLNHFNKFSNSSGHLFLCRVKGLEEKDRNEIIAEMAEKGIATNVHYKPLPMLTAYIRLGFKIEDFPNAYEMYKNEISLPLYTSLKDCDVDYTANSFLEIVNKRDAR
- a CDS encoding polysaccharide biosynthesis protein encodes the protein MKMKQRLLALILIDSTIVLFSIYVCSFILNAGYPSLTETLVVSSIVLLVVHHMCAYKFKLYKRAWEYASVSELKAILYAVTISIISTGLVQLLFFQEFFVRTLIMTWMMHVILIGGSRMSWRVYKDTYMVNKKDGKRTLIVGAGSAGTMVVRQLKQDKETTLKPIGFLDDNFTKHGLEIMELPVLGGTKDINKYVETYKVEHIIIAIPSLNREDLNRIVKLCTDTKIKTQTLPRVEDLVLGSLQVSQFKDVEVEDLLGREPVELDVDGIAKYISGETILVTGAGGSIGSEICRQIAHFSPKQLILLGHGENSIYTIEMELRRTIPDLSIDTEIADIQDKDKMYAIMQKRRPYVIFHAAAHKHVPLMERNPEEAVKNNIIGTKNVAEAADMAGVNTFVMISSDKAVNPTSVMGATKRIAEMVIQHMDMVSETRFVAVRFGNVLGSRGSVIPLFKEQIKNGGPVTVTHPDMERYFMTIPEASRLVLQAGSLAEGGEVFVLDMGEPVKIVDLAKNLIRLSGYSEEDIGIKFTGIRPGEKMFEELLDENELHQEQIYPKIYCGKTPPINIDVVYNLINDFYKIDRKTLKGEVLGIANYSVDNLKALDTVN
- the galU gene encoding UTP--glucose-1-phosphate uridylyltransferase GalU, which codes for MSKVKKAIIPAAGLGTRFLPATKAMPKEMLPIVDKPTIQYIIEEAIEAGIEDIIIVTGKGKRAIEDHFDHSFELEQNLFNKGKLDMLEKVQASSKVELHYIRQKEPKGLGHAVWCARKFIGNEPFAVLLGDDIVQAETPGLKQLMNQYDQTERSVIGVQSVPENETRRYGIIDPESQNGRLYRVSSFVEKPKQGTAPSNLAIMGRYILTPEIFTFLEKQETGAGGEIQLTDAIQTLNEQQSVYAYDFEGKRFDVGEKLGFVLTQLEFALEREELRDALLEKMREYVQLYYIK
- the hag gene encoding flagellin Hag yields the protein MIINNNLSAMNAHRQLGINQGAASKAQEKLSSGLRINRAGDDAAGLSISEKMRAQIRGLDQASRNAQDGISLIQTAEGALDETHSILQRMRELVVQAGNTGTNQDEDLQAIQDEINSLKEEIGGMTDGSKGISDRTAFNGKDLLKGATDDAGASAPASFTFQIGANQGQTITIEIGDMSATALGTEGDDGLKISDIDVTKFADPDATDEEGFDTQLAAVENAIKQVSKQRSSLGAAQNRLEHTISNLDNSSENLQAAESRIRDVDMAKEIMEYTKSNILSQASQSMLAQANQAPQQVLQLLG
- a CDS encoding ATP-grasp domain-containing protein, coding for MNKKVLILGVAAVQRDAIVELKNQGHEVHACAMAKDGPGADAADYFTKINILDEEAIINYVKNNSIDLVYSVGSDIAIPIASSISEKLNLPYFVTKQTALICNNKDLMRSTLGSDFYGNVKFQVIESEIDDKEIILEYPFILKPTDSQGQRGVFLIKTYEDFKKNYLEARKYSRSGRVIIEQYISGPEISVNGYIVNGEVKFLISSDRETWPEYTGLIKKHVVPSQKVSNKLQKNIFEIASKACEKLGILNGPFYLQMKMDNDLPYIIEITPRLDGCHMWKLLKYYSEINLIKLTFNHFCTNDTTELSKITYTKKSKLTLEFACQIPNTKVNYDNFAKNTSSILDSYKYYPENSVVRPINGVFEKIGYFIH